The following are from one region of the Vitis riparia cultivar Riparia Gloire de Montpellier isolate 1030 chromosome 9, EGFV_Vit.rip_1.0, whole genome shotgun sequence genome:
- the LOC117922217 gene encoding proteasome subunit alpha type-5: MFLTRTEYDRGVNTFSPEGRLFQVEYAIEAIKLGSTAIGLKTKEGVVLAVEKRITSPLLEPSSVEKIMEIDEHIGCAMSGLIADARTLVEHARVETQNHRFSYGEPMTVESTTQALCDLALRFGEGDEESMSRPFGVSLLIAGHDENGPSLYYTDPSGTFWQCNAKAIGSGSEGADSSLQEQFNQDLTLQEAETIALSILKQVMEEKVTPNNVDIAKVAPTYHLYTPAEVEAVISRL, encoded by the exons ATGTTTCTCACAAG GACTGAGTACGACAGAGGTGTGAACACCTTCTCCCCAGAAGGCCGATTGTTTCAGGTTGAATATGCTATCGAGGCCATCAAG CTGGGTTCAACTGCAATTGGGTTGAAGACGAAGGAAGGTGTTGTGCTTGCTGTCGAGAAACGCATTACTTCCCCATTGCTG GAGCCCAGCAGTGTAGAGAAAATTATGGAAATTGATGAGCATATAGGTTGTGCTATGAGTGGATTGATTGCTGATGCTCGTACACTTGTTGAACATGCACGAGTTGAAACTCAG AATCATAGGTTTTCATATGGGGAGCCAATGACTGTTGAGTCCACTACACAAGCTCTTTGTGACCTTGCCCTGCGATTTGGTGAAGGGGATGAAGAATCCATG TCTCGACCATTTGGAGTATCTCTTCTCATTGCTGGTCATGATGAGAATGGGCCCAGTTT ATACTATACGGACCCATCTGGAACATTTTGGCAGTGTAATGCAAAAGCTATTGGATCAGGTTCTGAAGGTGCAGACAGTTCTCTGCAGGAGCAATTTAATCAG GACCTAACGCTTCAAGAGGCTGAAACAATAGCTCTTTCCATTCTGAAGCAAGTTATGGAAGAAAAG GTGACCCCTAACAACGTGGACATTGCGAAGGTGGCTCCAACCTACCATTTATACACCCCTGCAGAGGTGGAGGCTGTCATCAGTCGCCTATGA
- the LOC117921607 gene encoding uncharacterized protein LOC117921607: protein MDLTSPRYIQAPPLFASLGETSLEGDTSLCGNSKGNPFADTFPDPLCKLNLKETSEFVKSFPMANNAAEGGRGFLDVSAQRRREGVSSVAQRKLEAPPTPGRPVFSFSVGNLTRKSFPSKWDDAEKWLISSSCHESPAHPMKPPSDSSKVSKQCDEVKQQVEVFAEKCRVTEEKVSKVASGFPSPVALDHHNSARPFNGVLASADVLLKDKFTDGVDPIFPNFRYSEPTKEGFLFGNSVDESMKDAATEVFHEVHHRDIGTEMTPIGSSTVSRCHTPIKSSSPARHNTPANRSGPLALGSSNTTIDISQLQECHLAKLQLGTQFDSVGSHWSSREEEEEEVSKSLRHSETGNFCRKSISETKSASWEEEEKTKCCLRYQREEAKIQAWVNLQKAKAEAQSRKLEVKIQKMRSNLEEKLMKRMAVVHRKAEEWRASAQVQHSEQIQRAAEQAQKMLNQHNSNFSAHSSCGCFPCNNLHH, encoded by the exons ATGGATCTCACCAGCCCCAGATACATTCAAGCTCCTCCTTTGTTTGCTTCTCTTGGG gaAACATCATTGGAAGGGGACACAAGCCTCTGTGGGAATAGCAAGGGCAACCCATTTGCAGATACCTTCCCTGACCCACTCTGCAAGCTCAATCTCAAGGAGACTTCTGAGTTTGTCAAGTCATTTCCGATGGCAAACAATGCCGCTGAGGGGGGCAGAGGTTTTCTTGATGTCTCAGCTCAGAGGAGGAGGGAGGGGGTGAGCTCAGTGGCACAGAGGAAGCTTGAAGCTCCTCCCACTCCTGGCAGACCTGTTTTCAGCTTCAGTGTTGGTAATCTCACCAGAAAGAGCTTTCCTTCAAAATGGGATGATGCAGAGAAATGGCTGATAAGCAGCTCCTGCCATGAATCCCCTGCTCACCCCATGAAGCCACCCTCAGATTCCTCAAAGGTTTCAAAGCAATGTGATGAGGTGAAGCAACAAGTGGAGGTCTTTGCGGAGAAGTGCAGGGTCACTGAGGAAAAGGTCTCAAAGGTGGCTTCAGGCTTTCCAAGTCCGGTAGCTTTGGACCATCATAACTCAGCCAGACCTTTCAATGGGGTCTTAGCCTCGGCAGATGTACTTCTAAAAG ATAAGTTCACAGATGGGGTGGACCCAATTTTCCCAAATTTCAGATACTCAGAACCAACTAAAGAAGGGTTTCTGTTTGGAAACTCAGTGGATGAATCCATGAAAGATGCAGCCACAGAAGTGTTTCATGAGGTTCACCACAGAGACATTGGCACAGAGATGACTCCAATTGGCAGTTCCACAGTTTCAAGGTGTCATACACCCATCAAAAGCTCCTCACCAGCCCGCCATAACACTCCTGCTAATAGGTCAGGCCCATTGGCATTAGGGAGCTCCAACACAACCATTGACATTTCCCAGCTGCAAGAGTGTCATTTAGCTAAGCTGCAGCTTGGTACACAATTTGATTCGGTTGGGTCTCATTGGAGTTCaagggaggaggaagaagaagaggtatCAAAGAGCCTTAGACACTCTGAAACAGGCAATTTCTGCAGAAAGAGTATCTCAGAGACCAAATCTGCTTCATGGGAAGAAGAGGAGAAAACCAAGTGCTGCCTCAG GTATCAAAGAGAAGAAGCAAAAATCCAAGCTTGGGTGAATCTACAGAAGGCCAAGGCAGAAGCTCAATCAAGAAAGCTCGAG GTGAAAATACAGAAGATGAgatcaaatcttgaagagaagTTAATGAAGAGAATGGCAGTTGTACACAGAAAAGCAGAGGAGTGGAGAGCATCGGCCCAGGTGCAACACTCTGAGCAAATTCAAAGAGCTGCTGAGCAAGCTCAGAAGATGTTGAACCAACACAACTCAAACTTCTCTGCCCACAGCTCCTGTGGCTGCTTCCCTTGCAACAACCTTCATCActaa
- the LOC117922777 gene encoding uncharacterized protein LOC117922777, with protein MAVRAYSTTQILVLDSCPIRRPVGRIMVMLEHRSQVSVRKIAALEIKSSFRNKVFEDQSKGIVCYRDDKGEIVCEGYDEGPRLHHELQRKNYHPRDAEIIDLLQQNWLQIVKGDEVAVGVPEDLNWNGYNTYW; from the exons ATGGCAGTAAGGGCTTATTCCACCACTCAAATCCTGGTTCTAGATTCTTGTCCTATCAGGAGGCCTGTTGGTAGAATCATGGTGATGCTTGAACACAGGAGTCAAGTTTCAGTCAGGAAGATAGCAGCACTTGAGATCAAATCCTCCTTCAGAAACAAG GTTTTTGAGGATCAGTCCAAGGGTATAGTTTGTTACAGAGATGATAAAGGGGAGATAGTCTGTGAAGGATATGATGAAGGCCCTCGTCTACACCATGAGCTGCAGAGGAAAAACTATCATCCAAG GGATGCAGAGATCATTGATCTTCTTCAACAAAACTGGCTTCAGATAGTTAAAGGGGATGAGGTCGCAGTTGGTGTGCCAGAGGACCTCAACTGGAATGGTTATAACACATACTGGTGA